The sequence below is a genomic window from Denitratisoma sp. DHT3.
GCATTGGGCAGGTTGTAGAACGTGCTCATCGGCACATCGACTTCGTAGCCCAGGCCGCCCACGTCGACGACCACCATGGGCGGGTTCTTTTCCAGCAGCAGTCCGGCAAGGCGACCGATCACGACGGGAATCCTTTCGAGAGAAGCGACAGCGCCAGCAGCGCGCCGTGGCAGTGGGCGGCGGCGATCGTCAGCTTGATCGCCGGGGCGAGGGCGCCGGGCCGCCCGGCATTGGACCACAGCAGGCGGGCGGCGCGCCAGGACAGCGGGGCGGAGGCCAGCGCCAGCAACGCCGGCGGCGGCAGCAGGCCGGCGGCCACGGCCAGGAGCGGCGCCGCGTGCGCCGCCAGCGCCAGGGCGGCATAGCCCCAGCGGGCACGGGCCGGGCCGAGGCGCACCACCAGCGTGCGCTTGCCGGCGGCGGCATCGCCCTGGCGGTCGGGGAACTGGTTGATGTAGAGCAGATCGGCCACCAGCAGCGCATAGCCCAGGCCGGCAACCAGCGGCGGCACGGCGAACGCGCCGCGCTGCACGTAGTCGGCGCCGACCGTCACCAGCAGCCAGCCGCCGGCCACCGCCAGCTCCCCCAGGCCACGGGCCGCCAGTTTCAGGGGTGGCGCGGAATAGGCCCAGCCGATCGCGAGACCGGCCAGGCCGATCAGCACCAGGCCCGGCCCGGAACGCCCGGCGAGCCAGAGTCCGGCCGGCACCACGGCCAGCAGCAGGCCGTAGCCCAGGCGCCCGGTGGTGGCCGTCGACAGCACGCCGTTCTGGATGAAGCGGCTGCCGCCGGTGAAGGGAAACAGCCGCTCCCGATTGAGGGCGTCGCCGGCGGCGTCGTGATAGTCGTTGATCACGTTGGCCGCGGCATGCGCCACCAGGGCGAACAGCAGCGTGGTCAGGGCGGTCGCCGGCGCCAGCCGGCCCAGGTCGTGAAAAGCGCCGGCCAGGCCGATCGCCACCGCGACCAGGGTGACGCTGAGGAAGGCCGGGCGCGTGGCCAGGAACAGGCAGCGCAGCGGCCGGGCGCGCAGCGCGGCGGTCGGCTCGGACGGCAACCGGGCGGAGGTCGAGGTCATGGCGGGCGACTTCGCGATCCCGGCGGCGGCTTCAGACCAGCCGCCCGTTGCGCACCCGGTAGCCGCGCGTGCCCATGGCGCCGAAGCCCTGGCCGCCATGGGCGTGGCTGATGGCGCAGGCCAGGGCGTCGGCGGCGTCGGGCGAGGGATCGCCGGGCAGCGAAAGCAGGCGCCGCACCATGTGCTGCACCTGTTCCTTGGCGGCCTTGCCGTGACCCACCACCGCCTGCTTGATCTGCAGCGCGGTGTATTCGGCCACCGGCAGCCCGGCGCCGACCAGGGCGGCCAGCGCCGCGCCACGGGCCTGGCCCAGCAGCAGGGTGGACTGGGGATTGACGTTGACGAACACGATCTCCAGCGCCGCCTCGTCGGGACGGTGGGTGGCGATCACCTCGGCCAGACCGTCGAGGATGGTCTTGATCCGTTCCGGCAGACCGGCCTTGTCGTCGGTGCGGACGCAGCCGCTGGCGACGTAGCCCAGCTTGCCGCCGACCTTGTCGATGACGCCGAAGCCGGTCACGCGCAGCCCGGGGTCGATGCCGAGGATGCGCGTCATCATTGTTTCAATTTCGGAAACAATCGAGGCTCCAGAGGGCAGGGGGATATGGATGCATCAATGTCTCTCCGCTCCCAGTCTGAAGGTTGCTTTTGCCCATTTTTGCTTCGTCTTTATTTGTAGCCATGGAGGAAACAATTCTGCATGAGGCCCCTGTCTTCCTCCCATTCAAGGCTACCGCATGCACACATCTTTCGAGTCTTTGATCCTGGAAAAAGCAGTTCACCACGGCGACACGGCGGAACTCCTTCTCGTCTCGTAGGAGCGGGCCATGCCCGCGACCAGCGCATTGTCTACCACCGGTTCGCGGGCATGGCCCGCTCCTACGAGA
It includes:
- a CDS encoding prenyltransferase, producing the protein MTSTSARLPSEPTAALRARPLRCLFLATRPAFLSVTLVAVAIGLAGAFHDLGRLAPATALTTLLFALVAHAAANVINDYHDAAGDALNRERLFPFTGGSRFIQNGVLSTATTGRLGYGLLLAVVPAGLWLAGRSGPGLVLIGLAGLAIGWAYSAPPLKLAARGLGELAVAGGWLLVTVGADYVQRGAFAVPPLVAGLGYALLVADLLYINQFPDRQGDAAAGKRTLVVRLGPARARWGYAALALAAHAAPLLAVAAGLLPPPALLALASAPLSWRAARLLWSNAGRPGALAPAIKLTIAAAHCHGALLALSLLSKGFPS
- the ruvC gene encoding crossover junction endodeoxyribonuclease RuvC — its product is MMTRILGIDPGLRVTGFGVIDKVGGKLGYVASGCVRTDDKAGLPERIKTILDGLAEVIATHRPDEAALEIVFVNVNPQSTLLLGQARGAALAALVGAGLPVAEYTALQIKQAVVGHGKAAKEQVQHMVRRLLSLPGDPSPDAADALACAISHAHGGQGFGAMGTRGYRVRNGRLV